A genome region from Triticum aestivum cultivar Chinese Spring chromosome 2B, IWGSC CS RefSeq v2.1, whole genome shotgun sequence includes the following:
- the LOC123042934 gene encoding (R)-mandelonitrile beta-glucosyltransferase, with the protein MEIGSLPPGERPHAVMMPYPAQGHVTPMLTLAKLLHTRGFHVTFVNNEFNHLRLLRSQQSADTLGLPAFRFATIADGLPPSDLEASRDTPALKYSIMTTCLPRFKELVVKLNEEAETSGGALPPVTCVVADSCTSFALGAARELGLPCATFWTASACGFMGYCHYKELLNRGLFPLKEEAQLSNGYLDTTIDWIPAMPKDLRLRDLPSYWRTMDPDDIMFNFFIHEIPAMSQASGVVINTWDELDAPLLDAMSKLLPPVYTVGPLHLTARNNVPKESPVTGIGSNLLKEQDAALRWLDGRPPRSVVHVNFGSTTVMSKDHMLEFAWGLANTGYAFLWNVRPGLVKDGMVALPPDFYAAMEGRSMLSTWCPQQEVLEHEAVGVFLTHCGWNSSLEGICGGVPMVCWPFFSEQLTNCRYKCTEWGIGMEIGDDVRRTEVEAVLREAMEGKKGREMRRRVLELRESAVASARRDGRSMRNVDSLIQEVLLASNMPIKLVNK; encoded by the exons ATGGAGATAGGGTCGTTGCCTCCGGGTGAGAGGCCGCACGCCGTGATGATGCCCTACCCGGCGCAGGGTCACGTCACGCCGATGCTGACGCTGGCCAAGCTGCTCCACACCAGGGGCTTCCACGTCACCTTCGTCAACAACGAGTTCAACCACCTCCGCCTGCTACGCTCGCAGCAGTCCGCGGACACGCTAGGCCTACCGGCGTTCCGGTTCGCCACCATCGCCGACGGCCTTCCACCGTCCGACCTTGAGGCCTCGCGGGACACTCCGGCGCTCAAGTACTCAATCATGACCACCTGCCTTCCCAGGTTCAAGGAGCTGGTCGTCAAGCTCAACGAGGAGGCTGAAACCTCCGGCGGCGCCCTCCCGCCTGTAACCTGCGTGGTGGCTGATAGCTGCACGAGTTTCGCCCTTGGCGCCGCGAGAGAGCTCGGCCTCCCCTGCGCCACCTTCTGGACCGCCAGTGCCTGTGGTTTCATGGGCTACTGCCACTACAAGGAGCTGCTTAACCGTGGGCTCTTCCCTCTCAAAG AAGAGGCTCAGTTGAGCAATGGATACTTGGACACGACGATCGACTGGATACCAGCGATGC CCAAGGACCTGCGGTTGCGTGACCTCCCGAGCTACTGGCGCACCATGGACCCTGATGACATCAtgttcaatttcttcatccacGAGATACCGGCCATGTCGCAGGCGTCAGGAGTGGTCATCAACACCTGGGACGAGCTCGACGCACCCCTGCTCGATGCCATGTCCAAGCTCCTGCCGCCCGTCTACACAGTGGGGCCGCTCCATCTGACGGCTCGCAACAACGTGCCAAAGGAGAGCCCTGTCACCGGCATCGGGTCCAACCTGTTGAAGGAGCAGGACGCTGCCCTCCGGTGGCTCGACGGCCGGCCGCCGCGCTCCGTGGTGCACGTCAATTTTGGGAGCACCACGGTGATGTCAAAGGATCATATGCTGGAATTCGCGTGGGGGCTGGCCAACACCGGCTATGCCTTCCTGTGGAACGTGCGGCCTGGCCTCGTCAAGGACGGCATGGTCGCACTTCCGCCAGACTTCTATGCAGCGATGGAGGGGCGGAGCATGCTGTCGACGTGGTGTCCGCAGCAGGAGGTGCTAGAGCACGAGGCCGTAGGGGTGTTCCTCacgcactgcgggtggaactcgTCGCTCGAGGGCATCTGCGGTGGCGTGCCGATGGTGTGCTGGCCATTTTTCTCGGAGCAGCTGACCAACTGCCGTTACAAGTGCACGGAGTGGGGCATCGGGATGGAGATTGGGGATGACGTGAGGAGGACTGAGGTGGAGGCTGTGTTACGGGAGGCCATGGAGGGGAAGAAGGGGCGAGAGATGCGTCGACGCGTGCTGGAGCTCCGGGAGAGCGCTGTGGCCTCCGCGAGGCGTGATGGAAGGTCCATGCGCAATGTTGATAGCCTCATCCAAGAGGTGCTGCTGGCTTCAAACATGCCAATTAAGCTGGTGAATAAATGA